The following are from one region of the Mangifera indica cultivar Alphonso chromosome 14, CATAS_Mindica_2.1, whole genome shotgun sequence genome:
- the LOC123195512 gene encoding uncharacterized protein LOC123195512 isoform X1 encodes MAKPPGTQQEHSNPSSSFSGTNANLVVQERAGHGLKHNPGISMDWTAEEHAILEKGIQAYTSENSLSNYAKIAVHLPNKTIRDVALRCRWMTKKENSKRRKEDLTKRIRDKKERVIDASAKLAPFAIRPNVHSYAPPMMSTDYDDSISYLAIGGPMGEILEQNAKSFQQISANLSALQYQENISLFCQTRENIFKLLNGLNEMPERMTQMPPLPVKMNEQLVNSILPPPNIA; translated from the exons atggCGAAGCCACCTGGGACTCAGCAAGAACACAGCAATCCGTCGTCTTCTTTCAGTGGAACCAACGCTAATTTGGTGGTTCAGGAGCGGGCTGGTCATGGGCTTAAACACAACCCTGGTATTTCTATGGACTGGACTGCTGAAGAACATGCTATTCTTGAAAAGGGGATTCAAGC ATATACATCAGAAAATAGCTTGAGTAATTATGCAAAGATAGCTGTGCATCTACCAAATAAAACAATTCGGGATGTGGCGCTGCGTTGCAGATGGATGACT aagaaagaaaatagcAAGAGGAGGAAGGAAGATTTAACAAAGAGAATCAGAGATAAAAAG GAAAGAGTTATTGATGCTTCAGCAAAGTTGGCACCTTTTGCAATCCGACCCAATGTTCATTCATATGCACCACCAATGATGTCTACAGACTATGATGATTCCATTTCATACCTAG CCATTGGTGGTCCCATGGGTGAGATTCTTGAGCAAAATGCAAAGTCCTTTCAACAAATATCTGCAAACCTTTCAGCTTTGCAG TATCAGGAAAATATCAGTCTCTTTTGTCAGACTCGTGAGAACatcttcaaattattaaacGG CTTGAATGAAATGCCAGAAAGAATGACGCAGATGCCACCTCTTCCAGTGAAGATGAATGAACAGCTAGTTAACTCCATCCTTCCCCCTCCAAACATTGCATAG
- the LOC123195512 gene encoding uncharacterized protein LOC123195512 isoform X2: MAKPPGTQQEHSNPSSSFSGTNANLVVQERAGHGLKHNPGISMDWTAEEHAILEKGIQAYTSENSLSNYAKIAVHLPNKTIRDVALRCRWMTKKENSKRRKEDLTKRIRDKKERVIDASAKLAPFAIRPNVHSYAPPMMSTDYDDSISYLAIGGPMGEILEQNAKSFQQISANLSALQYQENISLFCQTRENIFKLLNGLLDPPNLFSSTLPDENKREKLYLLKFV, translated from the exons atggCGAAGCCACCTGGGACTCAGCAAGAACACAGCAATCCGTCGTCTTCTTTCAGTGGAACCAACGCTAATTTGGTGGTTCAGGAGCGGGCTGGTCATGGGCTTAAACACAACCCTGGTATTTCTATGGACTGGACTGCTGAAGAACATGCTATTCTTGAAAAGGGGATTCAAGC ATATACATCAGAAAATAGCTTGAGTAATTATGCAAAGATAGCTGTGCATCTACCAAATAAAACAATTCGGGATGTGGCGCTGCGTTGCAGATGGATGACT aagaaagaaaatagcAAGAGGAGGAAGGAAGATTTAACAAAGAGAATCAGAGATAAAAAG GAAAGAGTTATTGATGCTTCAGCAAAGTTGGCACCTTTTGCAATCCGACCCAATGTTCATTCATATGCACCACCAATGATGTCTACAGACTATGATGATTCCATTTCATACCTAG CCATTGGTGGTCCCATGGGTGAGATTCTTGAGCAAAATGCAAAGTCCTTTCAACAAATATCTGCAAACCTTTCAGCTTTGCAG TATCAGGAAAATATCAGTCTCTTTTGTCAGACTCGTGAGAACatcttcaaattattaaacGG GCTACTTGATCCACCAAACCTTTTTTCTTCCACTTTACCGGatgaaaacaaaagagaaaaactaTATCTGCTGAAGTTTGTTTGA